GGTCCTGCGCCGGCTTGATGCGGTGCTGGAGCCAACGAAGGCCGCCGTTCTGGAGATGAAAGAGTCGCTCGACAATGCAGGCGTGATTCACCAGGACCGTGCCCTGCGCCAGGCGGCCGGCCAGGCGTTCTACAACACGTCCGCGTTTACGATGCGAGACCTGCGCGCGCGCGCCAGCCAGCAGCAGCTCAAGGCGGACTTCGAGGCGTACCTGGACGGCTTCTCGCCCAACGTGCAGGAGATTCTCGACAACTTCGAGTTCAGGCACCAGATCCCGAAGCTCGCGAAGGCCGATGCCCTCGGCACACTCGTCGAAAAGCTGCTGTCGCCCGACATCAACCTGAGCCCGATGCCTGTGCTGAACGGCGACGGCTCCGTGAAGCATCTCGGCCTCGATAACCATGCGATGGGCACGATCTTCGAGGAGCTCGTGCGCAGATTCAACGAGGAGAACAACGAGGAGGCGGGCGAGCACTGGACACCACGAGATGCCGTGAAGCTCATGGCGAGGCTGGTCTTTCTGCCCATCGCCGACCAAATCGAGTCAGGGACGTACCTCCTCTATGACGGGGCATGCGGCACCGGCGGGATGCTGACAGTCGCGGAGGATACGCTCCGTGAGCTGGCCGAACGGCACGGGAAGCAGGTCGCCACCCATCTCTTCGGCCAGGAGATCAACTCGGAGACTTACGCTATCGCCAAGGCGGACTTGCTCCTCAAAGGCGAAGGCGAAGCCGCGGACAACATCGTCGGCGGCCCGGAACACTCCACACTCTCCAACGACGCGTTCCCCTCGCGCGAGTTCGATTTCATGCTTTCGAACCCGCCCTACGGTAAGAGCTGGAAGAGCGACCTCGAACGGATGGGAGGGAAGAACGGGCTCAAGGACCCCCGATTCACGATCACCCATGCAGGCGATCCCGAATACTCACTCGTTACCCGCTCCAGCGACGGCCAGATGCTCTTCCTGGTCAACATGCTTTCGAAGATGAAGCACGGCACGCCGCTTGGCAGCCGGGTTGCCGAGGTTCACAACGGCTCATCGCTGTTCACGGGAGACGCCGGGCAGGGGGAGAGCAACATCCGACGCTGGATCATCGAGAACGACTGGCTTGAGGCCATCGTGGCCCTCCCGCTGAACATGTTCTATAACACCGGCATCGCCACCTACGTCTGGGTCCTCACCAACCGCAAGCCGGAACACCGGCGCGGCAAGGTGCAGCTCATGGACGCGACGAAGTGGTTCAAGCCGCTCCGCAAGAACCTCGGCAGGAAGAACTGCGAGCTGTCTGAAGACGACATCCAGCGAATCTGCGACACGTTCTTGGCTTTCGAGGAGACGGAGCAGTCGAAGATCTTCGACAATGCCGCATTCGGCTACTGGAAGGTGGCGGTCGACCGCGCTCTGCGACTGAAGGGCATCGAATCCGACCGCGTATACTCAGCCAAGGAGATCAAGGCACTGAAGGAGGCCGCCGATCGTGCCGCCGATGCGCCGCCAGTCATCAAGAAGATCCACAGGAAAGGCACGACTCCCGATCCGCTACGCGGCCTATTCCCCGTCACCATCGGCGGCAAACCGGCTGTTGTCGAGTACGAACCCGACCCGGACTTGCGCGATACGGAGCAGGTGCCGTTGCTCGAAGCGGGCGGCATCGAGGGGTTTCTCCGCCGCGAAGTCCTTCCCTATGCCGTCGATGCGTGGTACCTGCCGGACAGCGTCAAGACGGGCTACGAGATCAGTTTCACGCGGTACTTCTACAAGCCGCAGCCTCTGCGCGCGCTCGACGAGATCCGTGCGGACATCCTGGCACTGGAGAGAGAGACAGAAGGGCTACTCGGCGAGATCGTCGGAGCGACGCGGGCTCGGGAGGCGCTGTGATCACCGGCCTCAAGCCCTATCCCGCGATGAAGGACTCCGGCGTGTCGTGGTTGGGGGACGTTCCGGATCACTGGGAACTTCGACGTACGAAGACCCTGCTGCGTGAGCGCGTTCAAAAGGGCTTTCCGAACCAACCGCTGCTCGCCGCCACGCAGACGAGAGGGGTCGTGCGGAAGGATCAGTACGAGAATCGGACAGTTCTCGCGCTAAAGGACTTGCACCTGCTCAAATTCGTTCGTGTGGGCGACTTCGTGATCAGCCTTCGGTCCTTCCAGGGTGGTATCGAGTATGCCCGGGAGCAGGGGATCATCAGTCCCGCATACACGGTTCTTTACCCGGCACAGCCAGTCATGCACGGTTACTTGGCATGGTTGTTCAAATCGAAACCATATATTGGAAACCTGTCGCTGCACGTCACTGGCATTAGACAAGGCCAGACCATCGACTACGAGAAGCTAGCGCGGGCAGCGCTGCCGACGCCCCCTCTCCCTGAACAAACCGCGATCGTCCGTTTCTTAGACCATGCGGGCCGGCGGATTCGGCGATACATCCGCGCCAAGCGGAAGCTGATCACACTCCTGAACGAGCAGAAGCAGGCCGTTATCGACCGCGCCGTGACGTGCGGCGTCAACCGAGCTGTCCGTCTCAAGCCTTCCGGCCTGCACTGGCTGAAGGACATACCCGCGCATTGGAGGTTCGCGCGTCTCAAGGACGTGGCCGTTGTACAGACCGGCCTGACGCTGGGCAAGGACTACCGCGGTCAGGTAACTGCGATCTGGCCGTACCTGCGAGTAGCTAATGTGCAACACGGTCGACTTGACCTGACGGACGTGAAGTCCATTGATGTCCCTGCGTCTGAGGTGACCCGGACGACGCTGCGCCCCGGAGACGTACTCATGACGGAGGGCGGAGACATCGACAAGCTCGGGCGCGGCTGCGTATGGCGAGGCGAAATTCCCGGTTGCTTGCACCAAAACCACATCTTCGCCGTGCGATGCCGTCAAGACGTTCTGATCCCAGACTTCTTGGTGGGATTGATGGTTTCTCGGCACGGGCGTACATACTTCCAATTGACCGCGAAACAGACCACCAATCTGGCATCGACGAACAGCGGCACGCTGGGCGCGTTCCCTATTCTTATTCCGCCACTCAACGAGCAACGTGCCATCACTCAGGCAATCAAGGTGGAGGCGTCTCGAATTGATGCCGCTGCAAGTCGGGCCGCACGTGAGATCGACATCATGCGCGAGTACCGGGCACGACTGGTCGCCGACCTGGTTACAGGCAAGCTTGATGTGCGTGGCGCCGCTGCTGCTCTCCCTGACGAGGCCGATGACTCTGACGTGGTCGAGCAGGTTGCGCTCAATGTCGAGGCGGAAGACGGGGGCGAGGAAGCGGAGCCGAACGCCGGTGAGGAGGTCGAAGTGTGAGTGGCCCCCCGGCCGACCCGAAGATCTACCACATCATTCATGTGGACCGGCTGGCGTCAGTCGTATCGGATGGTCGACTGTGGTGTGACGAGGTGATGGCCGAGCGAGAGGCGCAGGGCACGATGATCGGGATGACTGATATCAAAGCGAGGCGTTTGTTGAATCGCCTGGGAAGCCGACCCGGTCTGCGAGTTGGCCAATGTGTGCCGTTCTACTTCTGTCCCCGCGCCGTGATGCTGTTCCTGATTCATCGCGCCAACCACCCGAATTTGGCGTATCGCGGAGGCCAAGGCCCGATTCTGCACTTCGAGGCCGACCTCCATACCGCCGTCGAGTGGGCAGAGGGCAACGGGAAGCGCTGGGCCTTCACGCTGTCGAACGCTGGTGCAGCCTACTTCGAGGATCGCTGTGAAATCGCTCGGCTCGTCGAAGTCAATTGGCCCGCAGTTCATGCGAGCTCGTGGTCTGGACCGGGGGTGGATCCCTTCGTGAAGGACGGCAAGCAGGCCGAGTTCCTGATCGAGAATTCCTTTCCCTGGAAGCTTGTTTCACGCATCGGAGTTCGTACACCAGCAGTCAAGGCGCGAGTCGGTCAGGTGCTTCGCGATGCAGCTCATCGGCCTATGGTAGAGGTTCGCGCTGACTGGTACTATTAGGAGAGGCGTCGCCATGATCCAATACAAGACCGGCAACATCCTCGAGGCCGATGCCGAGGCCCTTGTTAATACTGTGAACTGCGTGGGGATCATGGGGCGAGGCATCGCCCTGCAGTTCAAGAAGGCCTTTCCGTCGAACTTCAAGGCGTACGCAGCCGCCTGTGAGCGCAAGGAGGTCCGGCCCGGGCGGATGTTCGTGTTCGAGAGAGTGCAGATGGAGAGCCCCCGCTACATCATCAACTTCCCGACGAAGCGCCACTGGCGAGGGGCGAGCCGGCTTTCAGACATCGAAGCTGGACTCGACGCGCTTGTCCGTGAAATCAAATCGCGTGGTATCCGCTCGATCGCCCTGCCGCCGCTCGGGAGCGGGCTGGGCGGGCTCAGCTGGCCGCACGTTCGTGCAGCCATCGAGAGGGCGCTGTCAGATCTGACTGATGTGTCGATAACGGTGTTCGAGCCTAGCGGCGCTCCGGATCCCGCCGTCCTAAAGAACAAGAAGGTCCCAAGCATGACCGCAGGACGCGCCGCCCTGGTTGGTCTCATGGACCGATACCTCGCGGGTCTGCTGGACCCGTTCGTGACGCTCCTGGAAGTGCACAAACTGATGTACTTCATGCAGGAAGCAGGTGAGCCTCTTCGCTTGAGGTACGTCAAGGCTCCGTATGGCCCGTATGCTGAGAACCTCAGGCATGTTCTGAATGCCGTGGAAGGCCAATTCCTCGCTGGATACTCCGACGGCGGAGACGAGCCCGAGAAGGAGATCTCGCTCGTTCCAGGAGCCGTCGAGGATGCGACGGCGTTTCTGAGCAAGCACTCGGATACGCGTGCTCGCTTCGACCGCGTCGCCACATTGGTCGAGGGGTTCGAAACACCCTTTGGCCTGGAGCTCCTCTCGACGGTGCACTGGCTCGCGGTTCACGACCGCATGAGAAGTCCCGATTACATCGTGAAGGGCACGCACGCCTGGGGCGAGCGGAAGAAACAGTTCTCCGACCGGCAGATTCGGCTGGCACTGGATCGGCTCGCGCAGGGCGAGTGGCTTCGCGGCCTTGCGGCTGGAGCGGAGGGGTGAAGACCGACACCAGCGAGCGGGGTCTCGAGAGCCTCATCGTCACCGCGATGACCGCCTCCGCTGAGCCCGCGCCGCTGGGGGAGGAGCCGGCAGATAGACCGGTGCCCACCGGAACCGGCTGGCTGCACGGGCGCCCCAGTGACTACGACCGCGAGTACGCGGTCGACGTCGGACAGCTCATCCCCTTTCTGATGGCGACCCAGCCTGAGGCCGCCTCCTCTCTCTCGTTGGATGACGAGGGTCTGTCCCGTCGAAAGTTCCTGGCCAGACTCCAGGGTCAGATCACGAAGCGGGGCGTGATCGACGTCATCCGCCACGGCGTGAAGCACGGTCCGGTTCACGTCGATCTGTTCTACGGAACGCCATCACCGGGCAACGTCACCGCCGCGGAGCGCTCTGCAGCGAATCGGTTTAGCGTCACACGCCAGCTCCGCTACAGTCGGGACGAAACGCAGCTCGCACTCGATCTCGCGCTCTTCATCAACGGCCTGCCGGTAGCCACGTTCGAGCTGAAGAACAGCTTGACGAAGCAGACGGTGGACGACGCGGTGCAGCAGTTCCGGCACGATCGCGACGCCCGCGAGCTCCTGTTCCAGTTCGGTTGCTGTGTCGCCCACTTCGCCGTTGACGACCACGAAGTCCGGTTCTGTACTGATCTCAAGGGGAAAGCATCGTGGTTTCTGCCGTTCAACCAGGGCTGGAACGACGGCGCTGGCAATCCGCCGAATCCCGAGGGATTGAAGACCGACTATCTGTGGAAGCGGATTCTCACTCCTCACGGCCTCACCGACATCCTGGAGAACTACGCCCAGGTGGTCTGGACGAACGATGAAAGAACCGGGAAGAGGAAGGCGGTTCAGATCTTTCCCCGGTACCATCAGCTCGATGTGGTTCGCAGGCTCCTCAGCACCGTCGACGCCGATGGTGCCGGGAAGCGTTACCTCGTCCAGCACTCTGCCGGCAGCGGGAAGTCGAACTCGATCGCCTGGCTGTCACACCAGCTCATTGGCTTGCGGAAGCACCAGCAGTCTGTCTTCGATTCCATCATCGTCGTCACCGACCGGCGCATCCTCGATCAGCAGATTCGCGACACTATCAAGCAGTTTGCTCAGGTCGGCGCAACGGTGGGCCACGCGGAGCATTCAGGCGACCTGCGGAAGT
The window above is part of the Luteitalea sp. genome. Proteins encoded here:
- a CDS encoding Appr-1-p processing protein, with product MIQYKTGNILEADAEALVNTVNCVGIMGRGIALQFKKAFPSNFKAYAAACERKEVRPGRMFVFERVQMESPRYIINFPTKRHWRGASRLSDIEAGLDALVREIKSRGIRSIALPPLGSGLGGLSWPHVRAAIERALSDLTDVSITVFEPSGAPDPAVLKNKKVPSMTAGRAALVGLMDRYLAGLLDPFVTLLEVHKLMYFMQEAGEPLRLRYVKAPYGPYAENLRHVLNAVEGQFLAGYSDGGDEPEKEISLVPGAVEDATAFLSKHSDTRARFDRVATLVEGFETPFGLELLSTVHWLAVHDRMRSPDYIVKGTHAWGERKKQFSDRQIRLALDRLAQGEWLRGLAAGAEG
- a CDS encoding DUF4433 domain-containing protein, whose translation is MSGPPADPKIYHIIHVDRLASVVSDGRLWCDEVMAEREAQGTMIGMTDIKARRLLNRLGSRPGLRVGQCVPFYFCPRAVMLFLIHRANHPNLAYRGGQGPILHFEADLHTAVEWAEGNGKRWAFTLSNAGAAYFEDRCEIARLVEVNWPAVHASSWSGPGVDPFVKDGKQAEFLIENSFPWKLVSRIGVRTPAVKARVGQVLRDAAHRPMVEVRADWYY
- a CDS encoding N-6 DNA methylase: MASSSTDTAQLNWIANFIWGIADDVLRDLYVRGKYRDVILPMTVLRRLDAVLEPTKAAVLEMKESLDNAGVIHQDRALRQAAGQAFYNTSAFTMRDLRARASQQQLKADFEAYLDGFSPNVQEILDNFEFRHQIPKLAKADALGTLVEKLLSPDINLSPMPVLNGDGSVKHLGLDNHAMGTIFEELVRRFNEENNEEAGEHWTPRDAVKLMARLVFLPIADQIESGTYLLYDGACGTGGMLTVAEDTLRELAERHGKQVATHLFGQEINSETYAIAKADLLLKGEGEAADNIVGGPEHSTLSNDAFPSREFDFMLSNPPYGKSWKSDLERMGGKNGLKDPRFTITHAGDPEYSLVTRSSDGQMLFLVNMLSKMKHGTPLGSRVAEVHNGSSLFTGDAGQGESNIRRWIIENDWLEAIVALPLNMFYNTGIATYVWVLTNRKPEHRRGKVQLMDATKWFKPLRKNLGRKNCELSEDDIQRICDTFLAFEETEQSKIFDNAAFGYWKVAVDRALRLKGIESDRVYSAKEIKALKEAADRAADAPPVIKKIHRKGTTPDPLRGLFPVTIGGKPAVVEYEPDPDLRDTEQVPLLEAGGIEGFLRREVLPYAVDAWYLPDSVKTGYEISFTRYFYKPQPLRALDEIRADILALERETEGLLGEIVGATRAREAL
- a CDS encoding restriction endonuclease subunit S, which codes for MGDFVISLRSFQGGIEYAREQGIISPAYTVLYPAQPVMHGYLAWLFKSKPYIGNLSLHVTGIRQGQTIDYEKLARAALPTPPLPEQTAIVRFLDHAGRRIRRYIRAKRKLITLLNEQKQAVIDRAVTCGVNRAVRLKPSGLHWLKDIPAHWRFARLKDVAVVQTGLTLGKDYRGQVTAIWPYLRVANVQHGRLDLTDVKSIDVPASEVTRTTLRPGDVLMTEGGDIDKLGRGCVWRGEIPGCLHQNHIFAVRCRQDVLIPDFLVGLMVSRHGRTYFQLTAKQTTNLASTNSGTLGAFPILIPPLNEQRAITQAIKVEASRIDAAASRAAREIDIMREYRARLVADLVTGKLDVRGAAAALPDEADDSDVVEQVALNVEAEDGGEEAEPNAGEEVEV